The following coding sequences lie in one Musa acuminata AAA Group cultivar baxijiao chromosome BXJ1-8, Cavendish_Baxijiao_AAA, whole genome shotgun sequence genomic window:
- the LOC135588906 gene encoding uncharacterized protein LOC135588906 yields the protein MDASKGKPNSSRSSRLPHKAKKLSISVLVISLPLLYLSLLHIPPSNLLEDTTFWFLMSNSIIIIVAADSCIFSSSNEAGDLYDEFVKHGRERTAFLAKPSVETGDDDRKHKERESEVADDRSLVLHGRSVNQKLTPADTSVSVEEEMPRRSEEETLVLRQRSLPPVGKVEESMPLRRSVTEGEREEYCCGAEDDEYSHMSNEELNKRVEEFIRRFNREMRLQRRNE from the coding sequence ATGGATGCTAGTAAAGGCAAGCCAAACTCCAGCAGAAGTAGTAGACTCCCTCACAAGGCCAAGAAGCTGTCCATCTCCGTTCTGGTcatctccctccctctcctctaCCTCTCTCTCCTCCACATCCCCCCCTCCAATCTCCTCGAGGACACCACCTTCTGGTTCCTCATGTCCAACTCCATCATAATCATCGTCGCAGCAGATTCTTGCATCTTCTCTTCGTCGAACGAGGCAGGCGATTTGTACGATGAGTTCGTGAAGCATGGCCGGGAAAGGACTGCGTTCCTCGCGAAGCCATCGGTGGAGACTGGTGACGACGACCGGAAGCACAAAGAGCGAGAGTCTGAGGTAGCAGATGACAGGAGTTTAGTGTTGCACGGGAGATCAGTGAACCAGAAGTTAACGCCTGCTGACACAAGCGTCAGCGTGGAGGAGGAAATGCCGCGAAGAAGCGAGGAGGAAACTTTGGTTTTGCGTCAGAGGTCGCTTCCTCCGGTAGGCAAGGTGGAGGAGAGCATGCCACTCCGGCGCTCGGTGACTGAGGGGGAGAGAGAAGAGTACTGCTGCGGGGCGGAGGACGATGAGTACTCGCACATGTCGAACGAGGAGCTCAACAAGAGGGTGGAAGAGTTCATAAGAAGATTCAACAGGGAGATGAGGCTTCAGAGGAGGAACGAATGA
- the LOC135680610 gene encoding syntaxin-121-like: MNNLFSSASWRQDVESGGGRGSELQMAAGGANLDSFFEDVETLKNDLREVERLHRSLHEANEEGKSLHEASAVRALRARMDADVALALKKAKFIKLRLESLDRANAANRAVPGCGPGTTTDRTRTSVVAGLRKKLRDSMDAFAELRSKVASDYRETVERRYYTVTGDVPDEATVDELVATGEGERFLQRAIEEQGRGRVLDVVAEIREWHGAVAELERSLLELQQVFMDMAVLVEAQGQQLDDIESNVGRAQSFVRHGTEQLGAARQHQKSTRKWTCIAIIIILIIILIIVLSIVLTHTNNSSSSSASPPS, from the coding sequence ATGAACAACCTCTTTTCTTCCGCATCTTGGCGACAAGACGTCGAGTCCGGTGGCGGACGAGGCTCGGAATTGCAGATGGCGGCGGGCGGGGCGAACCTGGACAGTTTTTTCGAAGACGTGGAGACCCTCAAGAATGATCTGCGGGAGGTGGAGCGCCTGCACCGCAGCTTACACGAGGCAAACGAGGAGGGGAAGTCCCTGCACGAGGCGTCGGCGGTGCGCGCCCTTCGCGCCCGCATGGACGCCGACGTTGCCCTCGCCCTCAAGAAGGCCAAGTTCATCAAGCTCCGACTCGAGTCCCTGGACCGCGCCAACGCCGCCAACCGCGCCGTCCCCGGCTGCGGGCCCGGCACCACCACCGACCGCACCCGCACCTCTGTCGTCGCCGGCCTTCGCAAGAAGCTCCGCGACTCGATGGACGCCTTCGCGGAGCTCCGTTCCAAGGTCGCCTCCGACTACCGAGAGACGGTGGAGCGGCGCTACTACACGGTCACGGGGGATGTGCCGGACGAGGCGACGGTGGACGAGCTGGTGGCGACGGGGGAGGGGGAGCGGTTCTTGCAACGGGCCATCGAGGAGCAGGGCCGGGGCCGGGTGCTGGACGTGGTGGCGGAGATCCGGGAGTGGCACGGGGCAGTGGCGGAGCTGGAGCGCAGCCTGCTGGAGCTGCAGCAGGTGTTCATGGACATGGCGGTGTTGGTGGAGGCGCAGGGGCAGCAGCTGGACGACATCGAGAGCAACGTCGGCCGCGCCCAGTCCTTCGTCCGCCACGGCACCGAGCAGCTCGGCGCCGCCCGCCAGCACCAGAAGAGCACCCGCAAGTGGACCTGCAtcgccatcatcatcatcctcatcaTCATTCTTATCATCGTCCTCTCCATCGTCCTAACCCACACTAACAATTCGTCCTCGTCATCGGCCTCCCCACCGTCCTAA